Proteins from a single region of Sinorhizobium alkalisoli:
- a CDS encoding flagellar basal body P-ring protein FlgI encodes MTIRACKWLLTFAVAFAATLTFAHGASRIKDVASLQAGRDNQLIGYGLVVGLQGTGDSLRSSPFTEQSIRAMLQNLGISTQGGESRTRNVAAVLVTATLPPFASPGSRIDVTVGSLGDATSLRGGTLVMTSLSGADGQIYAVAQGSIVVTGFNAQGDAASLSQGVTTAGRVPNGAVIERELPAKFKDGFNLVLQLRNPDFSTAVGMAAAINNYAATQFGGRIAEALDSQSVLVQKPKMADLARLMADIENLVIETDVPARVVVNERTGTIVIGQDVRVSEVAVSYGTLTVQVTETPTVVQPAPFSRGQTAVEPNTTIEAQADGGTVAILNGSSLRSLVAGLNSIGVKPDGIIAILQSIKTAGALQAELVLQ; translated from the coding sequence ATGACGATCCGGGCATGCAAGTGGCTGTTGACCTTCGCCGTCGCCTTTGCGGCGACGCTGACCTTCGCGCACGGCGCCTCGCGCATCAAGGACGTGGCTTCACTGCAGGCCGGGCGTGACAACCAGCTCATCGGCTATGGCCTCGTCGTCGGGCTCCAGGGGACGGGCGACAGCCTGCGGTCCTCGCCCTTCACGGAACAGTCGATCCGCGCGATGCTGCAAAATCTCGGCATCTCGACCCAAGGGGGCGAGTCGCGGACGCGCAACGTCGCTGCGGTCCTGGTAACGGCCACGCTGCCACCCTTTGCGAGCCCCGGCAGCCGTATCGACGTGACGGTCGGCTCGCTCGGCGACGCGACCTCGCTACGCGGCGGCACGCTGGTCATGACGTCGCTTTCCGGCGCCGACGGCCAGATTTACGCGGTCGCCCAAGGCTCGATCGTCGTGACCGGCTTCAACGCCCAGGGTGATGCCGCGAGCCTGTCGCAGGGTGTCACGACGGCTGGCCGCGTGCCGAACGGTGCCGTCATCGAGCGGGAATTGCCGGCGAAGTTCAAGGATGGCTTCAACCTCGTCCTGCAGTTGCGCAATCCGGATTTTTCCACGGCCGTCGGCATGGCTGCGGCGATCAACAACTACGCCGCGACGCAGTTCGGCGGACGCATCGCCGAGGCGCTCGACTCGCAGTCGGTGCTGGTCCAGAAGCCGAAAATGGCCGATCTCGCGCGCCTGATGGCCGATATCGAGAATCTCGTCATCGAAACCGACGTGCCGGCGCGTGTCGTCGTCAACGAGAGGACGGGCACGATCGTCATCGGCCAAGACGTCCGCGTTTCCGAGGTTGCGGTCAGCTATGGCACGCTGACGGTGCAGGTGACCGAAACGCCGACGGTCGTGCAGCCGGCGCCCTTCTCGCGCGGCCAGACCGCCGTGGAGCCGAACACGACGATCGAGGCGCAGGCGGATGGCGGCACGGTGGCGATCCTCAACGGCTCCAGCCTGCGCTCGCTCGTGGCCGGTCTCAACAGCATCGGTGTCAAGCCGGATGGGATCATCGCGATCCTCCAGAGCATCAAAACGGCGGGAGCCCTCCAGGCGGAGCTTGTGCTGCAATGA
- a CDS encoding flagellin, protein MTSILTNIAAMAALQTLRSIGSNLEETQAHVSSGLRVGEAADNAAYWSIATTMRSDNMALSAVQDALGLGAAKVDTAYAGMDSAIEVVKEIKAKLVAATEDGVDKDKIQEEIAQLQDQLVSISEAASFSGENWLQTDLSSGTVTKSIVASFVRDDSGNVSVKKVDYDLSASTVLFDTVGDTAILDTLTSIEDDSITLNINVGGVTSAYTVAAYTIEDVIADTGSVFTGNSATGGALSYVKVADDVWVAAVDQSGVATQEVAYDDGTTSWAVDTTAVPGTVTTASVSTLSIDSSTTNGQLDQLIQMVDDALEAMTSAAADLGSIGMRIDLQEEFVSNLTDSIDSGVGRLVDADMNEESTRLKALQTQQQLAIQALSIANTSSENILTLFR, encoded by the coding sequence ATGACTAGCATTTTGACCAATATCGCGGCCATGGCCGCGCTCCAGACCCTGCGCTCGATCGGATCCAACCTGGAAGAGACGCAGGCTCACGTATCCTCCGGCTTGCGCGTCGGCGAAGCCGCCGATAACGCCGCCTACTGGTCGATCGCGACCACCATGCGCTCCGACAACATGGCGCTTTCGGCCGTCCAGGACGCGCTCGGCCTCGGCGCCGCCAAGGTCGATACGGCTTACGCCGGCATGGACTCTGCCATCGAAGTCGTCAAGGAAATCAAGGCCAAGCTCGTTGCCGCCACCGAAGACGGCGTCGACAAGGACAAGATCCAGGAAGAAATCGCTCAGCTTCAGGACCAACTTGTCAGTATCTCCGAAGCAGCTTCTTTCTCCGGCGAAAACTGGCTGCAGACTGACCTGAGCTCCGGTACGGTTACGAAGAGCATCGTCGCCTCTTTCGTTCGCGACGACTCGGGCAATGTTTCGGTCAAGAAGGTCGACTACGATCTGAGCGCATCGACGGTTCTTTTCGACACTGTCGGCGACACCGCCATTCTCGACACCCTCACTTCGATCGAAGACGACAGCATCACGCTGAACATCAATGTCGGTGGCGTTACGTCTGCCTACACGGTCGCTGCGTACACGATCGAAGACGTTATCGCCGACACCGGCAGCGTCTTCACCGGTAACTCTGCCACCGGCGGCGCGCTCAGCTATGTCAAGGTCGCTGACGACGTTTGGGTTGCCGCCGTCGACCAGTCGGGCGTCGCCACGCAGGAAGTTGCATACGACGACGGCACGACGTCTTGGGCAGTCGATACAACCGCCGTGCCGGGCACGGTCACAACCGCATCCGTTTCTACGCTCTCCATCGACTCGAGCACGACCAACGGGCAACTCGACCAGCTCATCCAGATGGTCGATGACGCGCTTGAGGCTATGACCAGTGCCGCCGCAGACCTCGGCTCGATCGGTATGCGTATTGATCTGCAGGAAGAATTCGTATCGAATCTGACCGACTCGATCGACTCGGGCGTGGGCCGCCTGGTCGATGCCGACATGAACGAGGAATCGACCCGCCTGAAGGCCCTGCAGACGCAGCAGCAGCTCGCGATCCAGGCCCTGTCAATCGCCAACACCTCTTCGGAAAACATCCTCACACTCTTCCGCTAA
- the flgB gene encoding flagellar basal body rod protein FlgB, whose product MEPIQLFELASRQAQWLTVRQNVVAGNIANANTPHYRARDVLPFESVLQSTGLQMAATHAAHFTESPEAAQVTEVSALDDVEVQQSGNTVALEQELMKTGEIKRDHELNSGLVKAFHRMMLMTVRK is encoded by the coding sequence ATGGAACCGATTCAGCTTTTCGAACTCGCGTCGCGCCAGGCTCAATGGCTGACGGTCCGCCAGAACGTCGTGGCGGGCAACATCGCCAATGCCAATACGCCGCACTACAGGGCCAGGGACGTCCTGCCCTTCGAAAGCGTGCTGCAGAGTACCGGCCTGCAGATGGCCGCCACCCATGCCGCTCATTTCACCGAAAGCCCGGAAGCAGCCCAGGTGACAGAGGTCAGCGCGTTGGACGATGTCGAGGTGCAGCAGTCCGGCAATACCGTCGCGCTCGAACAGGAATTGATGAAGACCGGTGAGATCAAGCGCGACCACGAGCTCAACTCGGGACTCGTGAAGGCCTTTCACCGCATGATGCTCATGACCGTACGGAAGTAG
- a CDS encoding MotE family protein — protein MTADLFHFIRKSRRLAFGSACGALMLAMPGAFAQDVTAPPAENATANEIQQFCTNIADAARDQRYLLQRKDLETLKVSVDERISVLEQRRAEYEDWLKRRNDFLKQAELGLVDIYKAMKPDDAAGKLEMVRPEIAAAIVMRLPARQSSLILGEMSDEKAAVLTNIISSASDPNTSKEPS, from the coding sequence ATGACCGCAGATCTCTTCCATTTCATTCGCAAGTCACGGCGCTTGGCTTTTGGGTCGGCCTGCGGGGCGTTGATGCTCGCTATGCCGGGCGCCTTCGCCCAGGACGTCACGGCACCGCCCGCCGAAAACGCGACGGCGAACGAAATCCAGCAGTTCTGCACCAATATTGCCGATGCCGCGCGCGACCAGCGTTACCTGCTGCAGCGCAAGGACTTGGAAACGCTGAAAGTAAGCGTCGACGAGCGCATCTCGGTACTCGAACAACGCCGGGCCGAATATGAGGACTGGCTGAAGCGCCGCAACGATTTCCTCAAGCAGGCCGAGCTTGGTCTCGTCGACATCTACAAGGCGATGAAGCCGGACGATGCCGCCGGCAAGCTCGAAATGGTGCGCCCGGAAATCGCCGCGGCGATCGTCATGAGGCTGCCGGCGCGCCAATCCTCGCTGATCCTCGGCGAGATGAGTGACGAAAAGGCGGCAGTGCTTACCAATATCATCTCCAGCGCCAGCGATCCGAACACCTCGAAGGAACCGTCATGA
- the fliP gene encoding flagellar type III secretion system pore protein FliP (The bacterial flagellar biogenesis protein FliP forms a type III secretion system (T3SS)-type pore required for flagellar assembly.): MLRIAAFIVAMMAMSGIAGAQSFPADILNTPVDGSVASWIIRTFGLLTVLSVAPGILIMVTSFPRFVIAFAILRSGMGLATTPSNMIMVSLALFMTFYVMAPTFDSAWRTGIDPLLKNEITETEAMPRVAEPFRKFMLANTRDKDLQLFIDIAREKGQTVVVNDQVDLRAVVPAFMISEIRRGFEIGFLIMLPFLVIDLIVATITMAMGMMMLPPTAISLPFKILFFVLIDGWNLLIGSLVRSFT; this comes from the coding sequence ATGCTCCGGATTGCTGCGTTCATAGTCGCCATGATGGCGATGTCGGGAATTGCCGGGGCGCAGAGCTTCCCTGCCGATATCCTCAATACCCCCGTCGACGGTTCGGTGGCCTCCTGGATCATCCGCACGTTCGGCCTCTTGACCGTCCTTTCGGTGGCTCCGGGTATCCTGATCATGGTGACGAGCTTCCCGCGCTTCGTCATCGCTTTCGCGATCCTGCGTTCGGGCATGGGACTGGCGACGACGCCGTCGAACATGATCATGGTGTCGCTGGCGCTGTTCATGACCTTCTATGTCATGGCGCCGACCTTCGACAGCGCATGGCGCACGGGTATCGATCCGCTGCTCAAGAACGAGATCACCGAAACCGAGGCGATGCCACGCGTCGCGGAGCCGTTCCGCAAGTTCATGCTCGCCAACACCCGCGACAAGGACCTGCAGCTCTTCATCGACATCGCGCGCGAGAAAGGCCAGACGGTCGTCGTCAACGACCAGGTGGATCTCCGCGCCGTCGTGCCCGCCTTCATGATCTCGGAAATCCGCCGCGGCTTCGAGATCGGCTTCCTGATCATGCTGCCCTTCCTGGTGATCGACCTCATCGTCGCGACCATCACCATGGCCATGGGCATGATGATGCTGCCGCCGACGGCGATCTCGCTTCCCTTCAAGATCCTCTTCTTTGTGCTGATCGACGGCTGGAACCTGCTTATCGGGAGTTTGGTGCGCTCGTTTACGTGA
- the flgH gene encoding flagellar basal body L-ring protein FlgH, with amino-acid sequence MRKQFTAVLAVGLLAGCQSQAFKEIGQAPSMSPIGSGLQYTQTPQLAAYPKQPHQITNGFSLWNDQQAALFKDARAINVGDILTVDIRIDDKAKFSNETDRSRTNSSGFNLGASGESQTSDFGWSGDLEYGSNTKTQGDGKTERSEKLQLLVAAVVTGVLENGNLLISGSQEVRVNHELRILNVAGIVRPRDVDANNVISYDRIAEARISYGGRGRLTEVQQPPYGQQVMDLISPI; translated from the coding sequence ATGAGAAAGCAATTCACGGCCGTCCTGGCCGTCGGCCTCCTTGCGGGATGTCAGAGCCAGGCCTTCAAGGAGATCGGCCAGGCGCCATCGATGAGCCCGATCGGCAGCGGCCTGCAATACACCCAGACGCCGCAACTCGCCGCTTATCCGAAGCAGCCGCATCAGATCACCAACGGCTTTTCCCTTTGGAACGATCAACAGGCGGCGCTTTTCAAGGATGCGCGGGCGATCAATGTCGGCGACATCCTGACGGTCGATATCCGCATTGATGATAAGGCAAAATTCAGTAACGAGACCGACCGCAGCCGCACCAATTCCAGCGGCTTCAACCTCGGTGCCAGCGGCGAATCGCAAACGAGCGACTTCGGTTGGTCCGGCGATCTGGAATATGGCTCGAACACGAAGACCCAAGGGGACGGCAAAACCGAGCGGTCCGAAAAGCTGCAACTGCTCGTCGCCGCGGTCGTCACAGGCGTCCTCGAGAACGGCAACCTTTTGATCAGCGGCTCGCAGGAAGTGCGCGTCAACCATGAACTGCGCATCCTCAATGTTGCGGGGATCGTCCGGCCACGGGATGTCGATGCCAACAACGTCATCTCCTATGACCGCATCGCCGAGGCGCGGATCTCCTATGGCGGCCGCGGCCGCCTGACCGAAGTGCAGCAGCCGCCCTATGGCCAGCAGGTGATGGATCTGATCTCGCCGATCTGA
- a CDS encoding flagellin has translation MTSILTNPAAMAALQTLRAINRNLEVTQARISSGYRVETAADNAGYWSIATTMRSDNSALDTVHDALGLGAAKVDTFYAGLDTVVEVMSEIKAKLVAAQEPGVDKDKINSEMTQLKSQLVSAAQSASFSGENWLYNDATAAIGTKSVVASFNRSADGSVTVAKLDYDTSTSVLVDVEDASRGMLTKAVDADALDPDTTGTAREYYLLAVGTIPTGATEIAIDDSTTDDELTDMLRVVDDLIQQLTDSASTLGAITKRIEMQEGFVANLMDVIDKGVGRLVDADMNEESTRLKALQTQQQLGIQSLSIANTNSENILRLFQQ, from the coding sequence ATGACCAGTATTTTGACCAATCCAGCCGCCATGGCTGCATTGCAGACCCTGCGCGCGATCAACAGAAATCTCGAAGTGACCCAGGCCCGGATTTCCTCCGGCTACCGCGTCGAAACGGCGGCCGACAACGCCGGCTACTGGTCGATCGCGACGACCATGCGTTCCGATAATTCGGCCCTCGACACCGTTCATGACGCGCTCGGCCTGGGTGCCGCCAAGGTCGACACCTTCTATGCAGGGCTCGACACCGTCGTGGAGGTCATGAGCGAGATCAAGGCCAAGCTCGTCGCGGCGCAGGAGCCGGGCGTCGACAAGGACAAGATCAACTCGGAGATGACCCAGCTGAAAAGTCAGCTGGTTTCGGCCGCCCAGTCTGCCTCCTTCTCCGGCGAGAACTGGCTCTACAACGACGCGACGGCGGCAATCGGCACGAAATCGGTTGTCGCCTCGTTCAACCGCAGCGCCGACGGCAGCGTTACGGTTGCGAAGCTCGACTACGACACGTCCACATCCGTTCTCGTGGATGTCGAAGATGCAAGTCGTGGGATGCTCACCAAGGCGGTGGACGCGGATGCGCTCGATCCGGACACGACCGGCACGGCGCGCGAATATTACCTGCTCGCGGTCGGGACAATCCCCACGGGCGCTACTGAAATCGCGATCGATGATTCGACGACGGACGACGAACTGACGGACATGCTCCGCGTCGTTGACGATCTGATCCAGCAGCTGACCGATTCCGCCTCGACGCTCGGGGCGATCACCAAGCGCATCGAAATGCAGGAAGGTTTCGTGGCCAATCTGATGGACGTGATCGACAAGGGTGTCGGCCGTCTCGTCGATGCCGACATGAACGAGGAATCGACCCGGCTGAAGGCGCTGCAGACGCAGCAGCAGCTCGGCATCCAGTCGCTCTCGATCGCCAATACCAACTCGGAGAACATACTGCGCCTGTTCCAGCAGTAG
- a CDS encoding flagellar protein, translated as MTDYDADEIVRQRRRDARTPVIDRLLGALGLAMAAFATFFPWYALLHQDEFSMPTLWQETSRDLPERPGRDVVSVSPLAMPDKDDEIAAAIDRLTTATVPGPEYDPQADKNQAEAGPDQPFPASRFKLMHVANGRALIEDEGGMYVVRLGSVLPDNSRLATFEQRDGRWVMITSKGEIYQAR; from the coding sequence ATGACCGATTACGACGCGGACGAGATCGTCCGCCAGCGCCGGCGCGACGCCAGGACGCCGGTGATCGACAGGCTGCTCGGTGCCCTGGGCCTGGCCATGGCGGCCTTCGCGACCTTCTTTCCCTGGTATGCGCTTCTCCACCAGGACGAGTTCAGCATGCCGACGCTGTGGCAGGAGACGAGCCGCGACCTTCCCGAACGTCCCGGCCGCGACGTCGTTTCCGTCTCGCCGCTGGCAATGCCGGACAAGGACGACGAGATCGCCGCCGCCATCGACCGGCTGACGACGGCGACCGTGCCCGGGCCGGAGTACGATCCGCAGGCTGACAAGAACCAGGCGGAAGCCGGACCAGACCAGCCATTCCCGGCGTCGCGCTTCAAGTTGATGCATGTCGCCAATGGCAGGGCGCTCATCGAGGATGAAGGCGGCATGTATGTCGTCCGTCTCGGCTCCGTTCTGCCGGACAACAGCCGCCTTGCGACCTTCGAGCAGCGGGACGGTCGCTGGGTGATGATCACCTCCAAGGGCGAGATCTACCAGGCGAGGTAG
- a CDS encoding flagellar basal body-associated FliL family protein encodes MEETENKQPQSPSKIMTIVVVAVLTLVAGGGGWLAGVALAPPPPEPGKTAEMSPEATGAEGLPKLATEENGIVELEPITTNLAYPSENWIRLEVALQFNGAPDVALAEEIHQDIAAYLKTVSLQQIQGPRGFQYLRDDIQERVDLRSDGRVTNVMFRTFVIQ; translated from the coding sequence ATGGAAGAAACTGAAAACAAGCAGCCCCAATCTCCGTCAAAGATCATGACCATCGTCGTCGTCGCGGTGCTGACGCTCGTGGCAGGCGGCGGAGGGTGGCTGGCCGGCGTCGCGCTTGCGCCGCCGCCCCCGGAGCCCGGGAAGACGGCCGAAATGTCGCCGGAGGCCACCGGCGCCGAGGGATTGCCGAAACTCGCCACCGAGGAGAACGGCATCGTTGAGCTCGAGCCGATCACGACGAACCTCGCCTATCCTTCGGAGAACTGGATTCGCCTCGAAGTGGCTCTCCAGTTCAACGGCGCCCCCGACGTCGCGCTCGCGGAGGAAATCCACCAGGATATCGCGGCCTACCTGAAGACCGTATCGCTGCAGCAGATCCAGGGACCGCGCGGCTTTCAATATCTCCGGGATGACATCCAGGAGCGGGTTGACCTGCGCTCCGACGGGCGCGTAACGAATGTGATGTTCAGAACCTTCGTCATTCAATGA
- a CDS encoding flagellar hook-basal body complex protein FliE codes for MIDAIQSIGAFSAKAEGAELNASTALVVSHAGAAAPQSQSFAEVLGNMTTDAIHSMKSAEGISMQAIRGEANTREVVDAVMTAEQSLQTAIAIRDKVVTAYLEIARMQI; via the coding sequence ATGATCGACGCAATTCAGTCCATCGGCGCATTTTCGGCCAAGGCGGAGGGAGCGGAGCTGAACGCCTCCACCGCGCTCGTTGTGTCGCATGCCGGCGCGGCCGCCCCGCAGTCGCAGAGCTTCGCCGAAGTCCTGGGCAACATGACCACCGACGCCATTCACTCGATGAAGTCTGCAGAAGGGATATCGATGCAGGCCATCCGCGGCGAGGCCAATACCCGTGAAGTCGTCGATGCGGTGATGACGGCGGAACAGTCGCTGCAGACCGCGATTGCCATCCGCGACAAGGTGGTCACCGCCTATCTCGAAATCGCGCGCATGCAGATCTGA
- the flgA gene encoding flagellar basal body P-ring formation chaperone FlgA, with the protein MTFRQSAARAAIASGAVLRAQAIGLVAIAAFLSPALAAGERPTAVIPTQTIYPGETLEAGMLEVVDVTNPDITDGYARSLDEVDGKVTKRTLLPGRVILASALREQHAVERGSKALLVFSKGGLTITATGSPLQDAAVGDLIRARNVDTGVIVSGTVMADGTIHVVAK; encoded by the coding sequence ATGACGTTTCGCCAGTCCGCCGCAAGGGCAGCAATCGCAAGCGGCGCCGTGCTTCGGGCGCAGGCCATCGGCCTTGTTGCGATCGCCGCGTTTCTGTCGCCGGCGCTTGCCGCCGGGGAACGACCGACAGCCGTCATCCCGACGCAGACGATCTATCCCGGCGAGACGCTGGAAGCCGGCATGCTGGAAGTGGTCGACGTGACCAATCCCGATATCACGGACGGCTATGCGCGCTCGCTCGACGAGGTGGACGGCAAGGTCACGAAACGGACCCTTCTTCCCGGACGGGTTATCCTCGCATCGGCCTTGCGTGAGCAACATGCGGTCGAGCGCGGCTCCAAGGCCCTGCTGGTCTTCAGCAAGGGCGGACTGACGATCACCGCCACCGGTTCCCCGCTCCAGGACGCGGCTGTCGGCGACCTCATCCGTGCGCGCAATGTCGATACCGGCGTCATCGTTTCGGGTACCGTCATGGCCGACGGCACGATCCATGTGGTGGCGAAATGA
- the flgG gene encoding flagellar basal-body rod protein FlgG codes for MKALSIAATGMNAQQLNLEVIANNIANINTTGYKRARAEFSDLLYQTERAQGVPNRSNQAIVPEGAIVGLGVQTSAVRNLHIQGSLVNTGNNYDLALVGRGWFQIETPDGETVYTRSGAFNTNATGQLVTIDGYTVVPGITVPQDASEIVFTSSGQVMVRIGNDTELQEIGQLTIANFVNEAGLEPMGENLFRQTPASGEAIVGTPADPGYAQIKQNYLESSNVDAVKEITDLISAQRAYEMNSKIIQAADEMAATVSKNLR; via the coding sequence ATGAAGGCTCTCTCCATCGCCGCCACGGGCATGAACGCCCAGCAGCTGAACCTCGAAGTCATCGCCAACAACATCGCGAACATCAACACGACCGGCTACAAGCGGGCGCGCGCCGAGTTTTCGGACCTGCTCTACCAGACCGAGCGCGCCCAGGGCGTGCCGAACCGCTCGAACCAGGCGATCGTTCCCGAAGGCGCGATCGTCGGCCTCGGCGTGCAGACATCGGCGGTGCGCAACCTTCATATCCAGGGCAGCCTCGTCAATACCGGCAACAATTACGACCTGGCGCTGGTCGGCCGTGGCTGGTTCCAAATCGAGACGCCGGACGGCGAGACGGTCTATACCCGCTCCGGCGCCTTCAACACCAACGCCACCGGGCAGTTGGTCACCATCGACGGCTATACGGTCGTCCCCGGCATCACCGTGCCGCAGGATGCGAGCGAGATCGTCTTCACGTCCTCTGGTCAGGTGATGGTGCGCATCGGCAATGACACGGAGCTTCAGGAAATCGGCCAGCTGACGATCGCGAATTTCGTCAACGAAGCGGGTCTCGAGCCTATGGGCGAGAACTTGTTCCGCCAGACGCCCGCTTCCGGCGAAGCCATCGTCGGCACGCCGGCCGATCCGGGCTATGCCCAGATCAAGCAGAATTATCTCGAGTCCTCGAACGTCGATGCGGTCAAGGAAATCACCGACCTGATCTCGGCCCAGCGGGCCTATGAGATGAATTCCAAGATCATTCAGGCCGCGGACGAAATGGCGGCCACGGTGAGCAAGAACCTCAGGTAA
- the flgC gene encoding flagellar basal body rod protein FlgC — protein sequence MDPLTSALKVSASGLQAESTRLRIVSENIANARSTGDAPGADPFRRKTVSFAAEVDRASGASLVEVDRIGTDDSEFNVEFDPGSPAADEKGMVKLPNVNILVEMADMREANRAYEANLQTIKQSRDLISQTIDLLRASQ from the coding sequence ATGGATCCTTTGACTTCTGCCCTCAAGGTTTCGGCTTCCGGCCTGCAGGCGGAATCGACCCGGCTGCGCATCGTTTCCGAGAACATCGCCAATGCCCGCTCGACCGGCGACGCCCCCGGCGCCGATCCCTTTCGCCGCAAGACCGTTTCCTTCGCGGCGGAAGTCGACCGGGCAAGCGGCGCATCGCTGGTCGAGGTCGACCGCATCGGCACCGATGATTCCGAATTCAATGTCGAGTTCGACCCCGGCAGCCCGGCCGCCGACGAGAAGGGCATGGTCAAGCTGCCGAACGTCAACATCCTCGTGGAAATGGCCGACATGCGTGAGGCGAACCGCGCCTATGAGGCCAATCTGCAGACCATCAAGCAGTCTCGCGATCTCATTTCCCAGACAATCGACCTGTTGAGGGCTTCGCAATAA
- a CDS encoding flagellin: MTSILTNTSAMAALQTLRSISSSMEETQAHVSSGLRVGSASDNAAYWSIATTMRSDNMALSAVQDALGLGAAKVDTAYAGMESAIEVVKEIKAKLTAATEDGVDKAKIQEEITQLQDQLVSIADAASFSGENWLQADLSSGTVTKSVVASFVRDDSGNVSVKKVNYDLSTTSVLFDTAGATGILDAATSIEDDSITLNINVDGVTSAYTVTAYTTEDVIADTGSVFTGDSATGGALSYVKVADDTWVAAVDQSTVSTQEVAYNDGTTSWAVDTSAAPGTVTTASVSTLSIDSNTTSGQLDQLIQMVDDALTSMTSAAASLGSISSRIDMQSEFVSNLSDSIESGIGRLVDADMNEESTRLKALQTQQQLAIQALSIANSDSQNVLSLFR; the protein is encoded by the coding sequence ATGACGAGCATTCTCACCAACACCTCCGCAATGGCCGCGCTGCAGACCCTGCGCTCGATTTCTTCCAGCATGGAAGAAACGCAGGCTCACGTATCCTCCGGCCTGCGCGTCGGCTCCGCTTCCGACAACGCCGCCTACTGGTCGATCGCGACGACCATGCGTTCCGACAACATGGCGCTCTCCGCCGTCCAGGACGCCCTCGGCCTCGGCGCCGCTAAGGTCGACACTGCTTATGCCGGTATGGAATCGGCCATCGAAGTCGTCAAAGAAATCAAGGCCAAGCTGACGGCCGCCACCGAAGACGGCGTCGACAAGGCTAAGATTCAGGAAGAAATCACCCAACTTCAGGACCAGCTCGTCAGCATCGCTGATGCCGCATCCTTCTCGGGCGAGAACTGGCTGCAGGCTGATCTGAGCTCGGGCACGGTGACGAAGAGTGTTGTTGCCTCCTTCGTTCGCGACGACTCCGGCAACGTCTCGGTCAAGAAGGTCAACTACGATCTGAGCACGACGAGCGTCCTCTTTGATACGGCCGGCGCCACCGGCATTCTTGATGCCGCCACGTCGATCGAAGACGACAGCATCACCCTGAACATCAACGTCGATGGCGTCACGTCTGCCTATACCGTTACTGCATACACCACCGAAGACGTTATCGCCGACACCGGCAGCGTCTTCACGGGTGATTCCGCCACCGGCGGTGCGCTCAGCTACGTCAAGGTAGCTGATGACACCTGGGTCGCTGCCGTCGACCAGTCGACCGTCTCTACGCAGGAAGTTGCATACAACGATGGCACGACGTCTTGGGCAGTCGACACGTCGGCTGCACCGGGTACTGTCACAACCGCATCCGTCTCTACGCTATCCATCGACTCGAATACGACCAGCGGTCAGCTCGACCAGCTCATCCAGATGGTTGATGACGCCCTGACTTCCATGACCAGCGCCGCTGCCTCGCTTGGCTCGATCTCTTCGCGAATCGACATGCAGAGCGAATTCGTTTCCAATCTGAGCGACTCGATCGAATCCGGTATCGGCCGCCTCGTCGACGCCGACATGAACGAGGAATCGACCCGCCTCAAGGCCCTGCAGACCCAGCAGCAGCTCGCCATCCAGGCCCTCTCGATCGCCAACTCCGACTCGCAGAACGTGCTTTCGCTGTTCCGCTAA